One window from the genome of Brachyspira sp. SAP_772 encodes:
- a CDS encoding TRAP transporter permease gives MKHNNHDIIHVTAEELDDYMSKYDSESRYRRFKDWKKYLIIIISVAFCLFQLYSILSGKITAQVVRATHLAFVMALAYLLFPMKKDMPKDKLPWYDVIIAIVGACSWLYITINFDSLVRRAGIYNTTDIIIGIIGILILFEACRRIVGTPILIISLVFIVYALFGAYAPGFLNHRGYSIQRLVSHLYYNTEGIMGTPIGASATFIFLFIFFGALLDKTGIGQFFIDICNAIAGSYDGGPAKVAVLTSAMFGTVSGSSVSNTVGTGSFTIPMMKSLGYRPEFAGAVEASASTGGQLMPPIMGAASFLMAESLGIPYKEVAKAAIIPAILYFTGIFIMVHLEAKKTGLKGLSKDSLPKIGELLMKKGYLVIPLATIIYFFVLGKTAIYAGLMGIIAAGLVAIINSIVDIILKRERSFTFNDLIDVFVNGARNIISVAVACAMAGIIIGVITLTGLGLKIGAGLISISGGIAIFLLMLTMISSIILGMGVPTTANYLITSTIAAGAIIGLGFEPLAAHMFVFYFGIIADVTPPVALAAMAGAAIAKSDPLKTGFEATKLSIGAFIIPYMFIFNPQILMINTTFVEVIPILITSLIGMFGVSAGLEGYVFKKCNVFERFLFIVAGLLCIYPEFYSDIIGIGLIAVLIILQILTRKKKAIA, from the coding sequence ATGAAACATAATAATCATGATATTATACATGTAACGGCAGAAGAGTTAGATGATTATATGAGCAAATATGACAGCGAATCGAGATACAGAAGATTTAAAGATTGGAAAAAGTATTTAATTATAATTATATCTGTGGCTTTTTGTTTGTTTCAGCTTTATTCTATTTTGTCTGGTAAGATAACTGCTCAGGTGGTGAGGGCTACACATTTAGCTTTTGTTATGGCACTTGCATATTTACTTTTTCCTATGAAGAAGGATATGCCTAAAGATAAACTTCCTTGGTATGATGTGATAATTGCAATAGTTGGGGCTTGTTCTTGGCTGTATATTACTATTAATTTTGACAGCTTGGTAAGAAGGGCAGGTATATATAATACTACTGATATTATTATAGGTATAATAGGTATATTAATTTTGTTTGAAGCTTGCAGAAGAATAGTGGGTACCCCTATACTTATAATATCATTAGTTTTTATAGTTTATGCTTTATTTGGAGCATATGCACCCGGATTTTTAAATCATAGAGGATATTCTATACAAAGACTTGTTTCACATTTATATTATAACACTGAAGGTATAATGGGTACTCCTATTGGGGCTTCTGCTACATTTATATTTTTGTTTATATTTTTTGGTGCTTTACTTGATAAGACAGGAATAGGGCAGTTTTTTATAGACATATGTAATGCTATAGCAGGAAGTTATGACGGAGGTCCTGCAAAGGTTGCTGTACTTACTAGTGCTATGTTTGGTACTGTTTCTGGAAGTTCTGTTTCTAATACTGTGGGTACTGGAAGTTTTACTATACCTATGATGAAGTCGTTGGGATATAGGCCAGAGTTTGCGGGGGCTGTTGAGGCTTCTGCTTCTACGGGCGGGCAGCTTATGCCTCCTATAATGGGTGCGGCTTCTTTTTTAATGGCTGAGAGTTTGGGTATACCTTATAAAGAGGTTGCTAAGGCTGCTATTATACCTGCTATACTTTATTTTACTGGTATATTTATAATGGTGCATTTGGAGGCTAAAAAAACTGGGCTTAAAGGTTTATCAAAGGATTCTCTTCCAAAGATTGGCGAGCTTTTAATGAAGAAGGGTTATTTGGTTATTCCGCTTGCTACTATAATATACTTCTTTGTGCTTGGTAAAACTGCTATATATGCTGGGCTTATGGGAATAATTGCTGCTGGGTTAGTTGCTATTATTAACTCTATAGTTGATATAATTCTTAAGAGAGAGAGAAGTTTTACTTTTAATGACTTGATAGATGTATTTGTTAATGGGGCAAGAAACATTATAAGTGTTGCTGTTGCTTGTGCTATGGCGGGCATTATAATAGGTGTTATTACATTAACAGGTTTGGGCTTAAAAATTGGTGCGGGTCTTATATCTATATCTGGGGGTATAGCTATATTTCTTCTTATGCTTACTATGATTAGTTCTATTATACTGGGTATGGGTGTACCTACAACTGCGAATTATTTAATTACTTCTACTATTGCAGCTGGTGCTATAATAGGGCTTGGATTTGAACCTTTGGCGGCTCACATGTTTGTATTTTATTTTGGTATCATAGCCGATGTTACGCCTCCTGTTGCTTTGGCTGCTATGGCTGGGGCTGCTATTGCTAAGTCGGATCCGCTTAAAACGGGGTTTGAGGCTACGAAGCTTTCTATAGGGGCTTTTATTATACCTTATATGTTTATATTTAATCCGCAAATACTTATGATTAATACTACTTTTGTTGAGGTGATACCTATACTTATTACTTCGCTTATTGGTATGTTTGGTGTATCTGCTGGACTTGAGGGATATGTATTTAAAAAATGTAATGTATTTGAGAGATTTTTATTTATAGTGGCTGGTCTTTTATGTATATATCCTGAGTTTTACAGTGATATAATAGGAATAGGGTTGATAGCTGTTCTTATCATATTACAAATATTAACGAGAAAGAAAAAGGCTATTGCTTAA
- a CDS encoding DUF1850 domain-containing protein produces the protein MKKIIIVLLSLLLFITIFIIPIFPRLVLESVKDNNNKYIYHLEKKEFVISYTHSVNKGRVRDYYIIDEDYNIVLNKTTFVSYGAGIAEPENNENIIIRDDNIEINNINRIIKDFYLFVGIIAEHSITIDDKEIMLKSLFKPQTNIKIKYIKVGLIDLIKNMIRRRK, from the coding sequence ATGAAGAAAATTATTATAGTATTATTATCTTTACTGCTTTTTATTACTATTTTTATTATTCCTATATTTCCTAGATTAGTATTAGAAAGCGTAAAAGATAATAATAATAAATATATATATCATTTAGAAAAAAAAGAATTTGTAATTTCATACACGCATTCGGTTAATAAGGGAAGGGTGAGAGATTATTATATTATAGATGAAGATTATAATATAGTATTAAATAAAACAACTTTCGTTTCTTACGGTGCTGGTATAGCTGAACCTGAAAATAATGAAAATATTATTATTAGAGATGATAATATAGAAATAAATAATATAAATAGAATCATTAAAGATTTTTATTTATTTGTAGGCATTATTGCTGAGCATAGCATAACTATAGATGACAAAGAAATAATGCTTAAAAGTTTGTTTAAACCTCAGACTAATATAAAGATAAAATACATAAAAGTAGGTTTGATTGATTTAATAAAAAATATGATAAGGAGGCGTAAATGA
- a CDS encoding TAXI family TRAP transporter solute-binding subunit, with translation MKKNIIIMFSLLLLISCSKSNNKNYIFATGGTSGTYYSFGGAIANIWNSNIEAMNVTAQSTGASAENLRLLDMHEADLALVQNDVMYYAYNGSDIFAGEVLTNFSAMLTLYPEIVQIAATKSSGITNIASMKGKRVSVGDAGSGVEFNAKQILEAYGLTFDDIQKSSLSFKESSDGLQNGTLDACFIVAGIPNAALQELSLSTDIVMIGLDEVEIANIMKKYNYYTEVYIPANTYKGVTTDTRAVAVKATIAVNNNIPEDVVYSMLKTLFDKQEDLITAHAKGEELNVAQAYEGISIPFHPGALKYYQELGYQVK, from the coding sequence ATGAAAAAAAATATTATTATTATGTTTAGTTTATTATTATTAATTAGCTGCAGCAAGAGTAATAATAAGAATTACATCTTTGCTACAGGAGGAACTAGCGGCACATATTATTCATTTGGAGGAGCTATCGCTAATATATGGAACAGCAATATAGAGGCTATGAATGTTACTGCTCAGTCTACTGGTGCTTCTGCTGAAAATTTAAGACTTTTAGATATGCATGAAGCAGATTTAGCTTTGGTTCAAAACGATGTTATGTATTATGCTTATAATGGAAGTGATATTTTTGCTGGAGAGGTTTTAACTAATTTTTCTGCAATGCTTACATTATACCCTGAAATCGTTCAAATAGCTGCTACTAAATCAAGCGGAATTACTAATATAGCAAGTATGAAAGGTAAGAGAGTATCTGTTGGTGATGCTGGAAGCGGTGTTGAATTTAATGCTAAACAAATATTAGAAGCTTATGGTTTAACTTTTGATGATATACAAAAATCAAGTCTTTCTTTTAAAGAATCTAGCGATGGTTTGCAAAATGGTACATTAGATGCTTGTTTTATAGTTGCAGGAATTCCTAATGCTGCTTTACAAGAATTATCATTATCTACTGATATAGTAATGATTGGTTTAGATGAAGTTGAGATTGCTAATATAATGAAGAAATATAATTATTATACAGAAGTGTATATACCTGCTAATACTTATAAAGGTGTTACTACTGATACTAGAGCTGTTGCTGTAAAAGCTACAATAGCTGTTAATAACAATATACCTGAAGACGTTGTTTATAGTATGTTAAAAACTTTATTTGACAAACAAGAAGATTTAATAACAGCTCATGCTAAAGGTGAGGAATTAAATGTTGCTCAAGCTTATGAAGGAATATCTATACCTTTCCATCCCGGTGCTTTAAAATATTATCAAGAATTAGGATATCAAGTAAAATAA
- a CDS encoding cell surface protein yields MKKVLLTAMVVLTVASASVFGMYGKGDSWIDFLVHGNQFRARMDQLGFVLGNGTIKGTFGLRANTGYLNNIINSAKTNGTTTTAFMPTLSAGIGYTSEMIGVGVGYNFTYIDKNLQVHTPVLMINALNNNLRISAPIQVAVSDKYIANTKYTGVAFDNIQLRYYTGIDAFNAIRLYAYYRNNTHENTATGGKTVSEAFGLQARFYFLNTQVGDVGVNPYVRVEYHTALKGSAIREYKAEANITGIADNAKQSDTYDVSPYEFAIKPVLALYANSDIVSFWFEPSLGYTLYGYKQKATAGGEEVMTHALTWGAYAEIYVTPVKDLEWYFEMDVNGNIAKEYQGGSVSAGLSPVYFETTTGITWYLPAL; encoded by the coding sequence ATGAAAAAGGTTTTATTAACTGCTATGGTTGTATTAACCGTGGCTAGTGCATCAGTGTTTGGTATGTACGGTAAAGGTGATTCTTGGATTGACTTCCTTGTACATGGTAATCAATTTAGAGCAAGAATGGACCAATTAGGTTTTGTTCTTGGTAACGGCACAATCAAAGGTACATTTGGTCTTAGAGCTAACACAGGATATTTAAATAATATTATTAATTCAGCTAAGACTAATGGTACTACTACTACAGCTTTCATGCCTACACTTTCTGCTGGTATAGGCTATACTTCTGAGATGATAGGTGTTGGTGTTGGTTATAACTTTACTTATATTGATAAAAACTTACAAGTTCACACTCCAGTATTAATGATTAATGCTTTAAATAACAATTTAAGAATATCTGCTCCTATACAGGTAGCTGTAAGTGATAAATATATAGCTAATACTAAATATACAGGTGTAGCTTTCGATAATATTCAATTAAGATATTATACAGGAATAGATGCTTTCAACGCTATAAGATTATATGCTTATTACAGAAATAATACACATGAAAATACTGCAACTGGAGGAAAAACAGTTTCTGAAGCTTTTGGTTTACAAGCTAGATTCTATTTCTTAAATACTCAAGTAGGAGATGTTGGTGTTAATCCATATGTTAGAGTAGAATATCACACAGCTTTAAAAGGTAGTGCTATTAGAGAATATAAAGCTGAAGCTAATATAACAGGTATAGCAGATAATGCAAAACAATCTGATACATATGATGTAAGCCCATATGAGTTTGCAATCAAACCTGTTTTAGCATTATATGCTAATAGCGATATTGTTAGTTTCTGGTTTGAGCCTTCTTTAGGTTATACTCTATATGGTTATAAACAGAAAGCTACTGCAGGTGGTGAAGAAGTAATGACTCATGCATTAACTTGGGGAGCTTATGCAGAGATTTATGTTACTCCTGTTAAAGATTTGGAATGGTATTTTGAGATGGATGTAAACGGTAATATTGCTAAAGAATATCAAGGCGGCTCTGTTAGTGCTGGTTTAAGCCCAGTATATTTTGAAACTACTACTGGTATTACTTGGTATTTACCTGCTCTATAA
- a CDS encoding RNB domain-containing ribonuclease produces MKTIEELIAKLSKNQMDYNVFIKFNAKTPLEKTSLTNLIRKAISDGYIQKTDSNLLRVTKAGHLFINPNSANKEAVKTPVHAKKININIDNAKLDSEIIADAYNIKLNFSDDLLKLAENINNNADFNNIADRVDLRSLKTVTIDSEHSKDLDDAFSIERVDDNYKIYVHISDVSHFIEADSPLDIEAKKRGNSTYLIDKVYNMFPEILSNGIISLNEKVDRFTLSLICVIDKDGNILESDVVKSIINSDRKLSYNYVEDIINKKANDEDWLIELINNALELKNILHKKRSKGVEFENDDINIVLDENGIPIEFYAEEKKESMLIIESLMLLANSEIAKKLKDYEGVIYRYHGAPDNYRFNNFKILAHNKGYELKKLDEDNYDLIDFLEKIKGKAEEKLLTGVLMRSMTPSSYSVVNKSHFGLGFDYYTYFTSPIRRYVDLTIHRIVKDYIIDKKTYINDDNKYKIVADECTLLDRTSKKAERNLRQIKAARYMKDRLGDEYYGFISLLSRNGITVEIEGLDIEGFIESTYVGANYRFYEDMQSIYIDKVKMYELGDRVKISVVKANIETGKIYFSL; encoded by the coding sequence ATGAAAACCATAGAAGAACTTATAGCAAAATTGTCTAAAAACCAAATGGACTATAATGTATTTATAAAATTTAATGCCAAAACTCCATTAGAAAAAACTTCTCTTACTAATTTAATAAGAAAAGCAATCAGCGACGGATATATACAAAAAACTGATAGCAACTTACTTAGGGTAACTAAAGCTGGGCATTTATTTATAAACCCAAATAGTGCCAACAAAGAAGCTGTAAAAACTCCTGTTCATGCTAAAAAAATAAATATTAATATAGATAATGCTAAATTAGATTCAGAGATAATAGCAGATGCTTATAATATTAAATTAAACTTTTCTGATGATTTATTAAAGCTAGCAGAAAATATTAATAACAATGCTGATTTTAATAATATTGCTGATAGGGTTGATTTGAGGAGTTTAAAAACTGTTACAATAGACTCAGAGCATTCAAAAGACTTAGATGATGCTTTTAGTATAGAAAGGGTAGATGATAATTATAAAATATATGTTCACATTTCTGATGTTAGCCATTTTATAGAGGCTGATTCTCCTCTTGACATAGAAGCAAAAAAAAGAGGAAACTCTACTTACTTAATAGATAAAGTATATAACATGTTTCCAGAGATTCTTTCAAATGGAATAATTTCACTCAATGAAAAAGTTGATAGATTTACTTTGAGTTTAATTTGTGTTATAGATAAAGATGGAAATATTTTAGAAAGCGATGTTGTTAAAAGCATTATAAACTCAGATAGAAAATTATCTTACAATTACGTAGAAGATATTATAAATAAAAAAGCTAATGATGAAGATTGGCTTATAGAGCTTATCAACAATGCTTTGGAATTAAAAAATATATTGCATAAAAAAAGAAGCAAGGGTGTAGAGTTTGAGAATGATGATATTAATATAGTATTAGATGAGAATGGTATTCCTATAGAGTTTTATGCTGAAGAGAAAAAGGAGTCTATGCTTATAATAGAATCTTTAATGCTTTTGGCTAATAGTGAAATAGCAAAGAAGTTAAAAGATTATGAAGGAGTAATATATCGCTATCATGGTGCACCTGATAATTATAGATTTAATAATTTTAAAATATTAGCACATAATAAAGGCTATGAATTAAAAAAGTTAGATGAAGATAATTATGATTTAATTGACTTTTTAGAAAAGATAAAAGGGAAGGCAGAAGAGAAACTTCTTACAGGTGTTTTAATGCGTTCTATGACGCCATCATCATATAGTGTTGTTAATAAAAGTCATTTTGGTTTGGGTTTTGATTATTACACTTACTTTACTTCGCCTATAAGGAGGTATGTTGATTTAACAATACATAGAATAGTAAAAGATTATATTATAGACAAAAAAACATATATTAATGATGATAACAAATACAAGATTGTAGCAGATGAATGTACTTTGCTTGACAGAACATCAAAAAAGGCAGAGAGGAATTTAAGACAAATAAAAGCGGCAAGGTATATGAAAGATAGGCTTGGAGATGAATATTACGGCTTTATTAGTTTGCTTTCAAGAAACGGTATTACAGTTGAGATAGAGGGGCTTGATATAGAAGGCTTTATTGAATCTACTTATGTTGGTGCGAATTATAGATTTTATGAGGATATGCAAAGTATCTATATTGATAAAGTTAAGATGTATGAGCTTGGGGATAGGGTTAAGATTTCTGTTGTGAAAGCGAATATAGAAACTGGAAAGATATATTTTTCTCTTTAA
- a CDS encoding FAD-dependent oxidoreductase, whose translation MKKILIVGGVAGGASAAARLRRLNEEDKIILFEKGPHVSFSNCSLPYYVGGLIPNEETLLLMSPEKFLKQFNVDARINSEVIAIDREKKEVTVVSEGKEYKESYDKLILSMGAKPIVPPIKGIEKVNVFTVRNVVDIAKIHSFLGGKKNAKVAVIGGGFIGIEMAENIKEAGHDVTIIEALPQIMKPFDYDMVQLLHKEIIDNGVNLIVEDKVDSFEENTVVLASGKKIEADAVVLAIGVAPETDIAVKAGIELGKTKSIKVDANYRTNDKDIYAIGDVIEIYGALCKDYYRLALAGPAQKQARAVADHINGRTVDNRGYIGSSVIKVFGLNGASTGLSEGYIKAMNLNINYDTVDIIPFDSVSIMPSARLLHFKLIYEVPSGKVLGAQAIGRGNVDKRIDVIATLIKFGGTIYDLKDLELCYAPSFGTAKDVVNFAGYVASNLMNGDFKQVHYSDVRNILEKDPEAYFLDVRLKEDFDAGHLEKAVNIPLGALRSRFDEVPKDRTVYITCKTGLTSYTACRILMNLGFTNVVNVSGGFIGLSQYEYYNDKFYNRKPILTKYFA comes from the coding sequence ATGAAAAAAATACTAATAGTTGGCGGAGTAGCTGGCGGAGCTTCTGCAGCTGCTAGACTTAGAAGATTAAACGAAGAGGATAAAATCATATTATTTGAAAAGGGTCCTCATGTTTCCTTTTCCAACTGTTCTCTTCCTTATTATGTCGGAGGCCTCATACCAAATGAGGAAACTTTGCTTTTAATGTCTCCCGAAAAGTTTTTGAAGCAGTTTAATGTAGATGCTAGAATTAATAGCGAGGTTATAGCAATAGACAGAGAGAAAAAAGAAGTTACAGTGGTAAGCGAGGGAAAAGAATATAAAGAAAGCTACGATAAACTGATATTATCTATGGGTGCTAAGCCTATAGTTCCTCCGATTAAAGGAATTGAAAAAGTTAACGTTTTCACTGTGAGAAATGTTGTTGATATAGCTAAGATACATTCTTTCTTAGGCGGCAAGAAAAATGCTAAGGTTGCTGTTATAGGCGGCGGTTTTATTGGTATAGAAATGGCTGAAAACATTAAAGAAGCTGGTCATGATGTAACTATTATAGAAGCTTTACCTCAAATTATGAAGCCTTTCGATTATGATATGGTTCAGCTTCTTCATAAAGAAATTATTGATAATGGTGTTAATCTAATAGTAGAAGATAAGGTTGATAGTTTTGAAGAGAATACTGTTGTACTTGCTTCCGGCAAAAAAATAGAGGCTGATGCTGTTGTACTTGCTATAGGTGTTGCTCCTGAAACTGATATTGCTGTTAAGGCTGGTATTGAACTTGGTAAAACTAAATCTATTAAAGTTGATGCTAATTATAGAACTAATGATAAAGATATTTATGCTATAGGGGACGTTATAGAGATTTACGGAGCTTTATGTAAAGATTATTATAGACTTGCTTTAGCTGGTCCTGCTCAAAAACAAGCTCGTGCTGTAGCTGACCATATAAATGGAAGAACTGTTGACAACAGAGGATATATCGGCTCTTCTGTAATTAAAGTATTTGGTCTCAATGGTGCTTCTACTGGTCTTTCTGAAGGCTATATTAAAGCTATGAATCTAAACATTAATTATGACACTGTAGACATTATACCTTTTGATAGTGTTTCTATTATGCCTAGTGCTAGACTTTTACATTTCAAGTTAATATACGAAGTTCCTAGCGGTAAAGTATTGGGTGCTCAGGCTATTGGTAGAGGAAATGTTGATAAGAGAATAGATGTTATTGCTACATTAATAAAATTTGGTGGTACTATTTACGACTTGAAAGATTTAGAATTATGTTATGCTCCTTCTTTTGGTACTGCTAAAGACGTTGTTAACTTCGCTGGTTATGTTGCTTCTAACCTTATGAATGGTGATTTCAAACAAGTACATTATAGTGATGTAAGAAATATTTTAGAAAAAGACCCTGAGGCTTATTTCTTGGATGTAAGACTTAAAGAAGATTTTGATGCTGGTCATTTAGAAAAAGCTGTTAATATACCTCTTGGTGCTTTAAGAAGTAGATTTGATGAAGTACCTAAAGACAGAACTGTTTATATTACATGTAAAACCGGATTAACTAGCTATACTGCTTGTAGAATATTAATGAATTTAGGATTCACCAATGTAGTTAATGTTTCTGGTGGATTCATAGGTTTATCACAGTATGAATACTACAATGATAAATTCTATAACAGAAAACCGATACTAACTAAATATTTTGCATAA
- a CDS encoding leucine-rich repeat domain-containing protein has translation MKKIIIFILIAALMLFSCKNNSTNVDTSSDNNGSNTGENNNNNNNGNNGEDNNNGSTVTQEELDKYAIDIDSATTEKVKEALNQYYQDKGEYKLILKGTSTKTYNGRKNGDTIAGMVQNTRIKNVIVSAENVIFENNKIPDYLFGGEQNYNTSIVKITIPDTITEIGKDAFNCHILTNLNIPKNLVTVGSNAIYGIQMKKLELPEKLSYIDDKGFYASQEIEEIYIPDSVTHMGVSAFGSCTKLKKIHIPNNLEVLSDSVFENGYSLESVIIPVSIKEIKNYAFYYSRALTTVTFLSSTPPTLGRGVFSGTKLTTIYVPKGSKAEYEKLISYNLIPNTATVIEK, from the coding sequence ATGAAAAAAATAATAATATTTATTTTAATTGCAGCTTTAATGCTTTTCTCATGTAAAAACAATTCAACAAATGTAGACACTTCATCAGATAATAATGGAAGCAACACAGGCGAAAATAATAACAACAATAATAATGGAAATAATGGTGAAGATAATAATAATGGTTCTACTGTAACTCAAGAAGAACTTGACAAATATGCAATAGATATAGATTCTGCAACAACAGAAAAAGTAAAAGAAGCTTTAAATCAATACTATCAAGATAAAGGCGAATACAAACTAATTCTTAAAGGTACTTCTACAAAAACTTACAATGGTAGAAAAAATGGGGATACTATTGCTGGAATGGTGCAAAATACTAGAATTAAAAATGTAATAGTATCTGCAGAAAATGTAATATTTGAAAATAATAAAATTCCAGATTATTTATTTGGAGGAGAACAAAACTATAATACAAGCATAGTAAAAATAACTATACCAGATACTATAACTGAAATAGGAAAAGATGCATTTAATTGCCATATATTAACAAATCTAAATATACCTAAAAATTTAGTTACAGTTGGAAGTAATGCTATTTATGGAATACAAATGAAAAAATTAGAATTGCCTGAAAAATTATCATATATAGATGATAAAGGTTTTTATGCATCTCAAGAAATTGAAGAAATATATATACCAGATTCAGTAACTCATATGGGAGTAAGTGCATTCGGATCTTGTACAAAATTAAAAAAAATACATATTCCAAACAATTTAGAGGTTTTAAGCGACTCTGTATTTGAAAATGGATATTCATTAGAAAGTGTAATTATACCTGTTTCTATTAAAGAAATAAAAAATTATGCATTTTATTATTCAAGAGCTTTAACAACTGTAACATTTTTATCATCTACTCCTCCAACTCTTGGAAGGGGAGTTTTCTCAGGAACTAAATTAACAACTATTTATGTACCAAAAGGCAGTAAAGCAGAATACGAAAAACTAATATCTTATAATCTTATACCAAATACTGCTACAGTAATAGAAAAGTAG